The Niallia alba genome includes a window with the following:
- a CDS encoding MEDS domain-containing protein: MENKKQLFFEGKEKLHVLFFYTGMQSYMEEVLGFIYAGIEAGEYVVLIDNDRNFKKISEQLKARLTPIQLKQLHYVNSLDFYFSSGSYHPPAITDYFNKTVQPYINQNITFRSWAHVEWATMDEPFHLIGDFERVVDNAVNEISFPLICAYGERKMPSTLETILLETHPYILKKEKLVFSQKYIPE; this comes from the coding sequence TTGGAAAATAAAAAGCAGCTATTTTTTGAGGGGAAAGAGAAATTACATGTTTTATTCTTCTACACCGGCATGCAAAGTTATATGGAGGAAGTTCTCGGCTTTATCTATGCTGGAATAGAAGCAGGGGAGTACGTAGTCCTTATTGATAATGACAGAAACTTCAAAAAGATTTCAGAACAATTAAAAGCTCGATTGACCCCCATCCAATTGAAGCAATTACATTACGTAAATAGTTTAGATTTTTATTTTTCCAGTGGGAGCTATCATCCACCAGCAATTACAGATTACTTTAATAAAACCGTTCAACCTTATATTAATCAAAATATCACCTTTCGATCATGGGCACATGTAGAATGGGCAACAATGGATGAACCCTTCCATTTAATTGGAGATTTCGAAAGAGTAGTAGATAACGCTGTCAACGAAATTTCCTTTCCGTTGATATGCGCATATGGAGAACGGAAAATGCCAAGTACTTTGGAAACTATTTTATTAGAAACTCATCCTTATATTTTGAAAAAAGAAAAACTTGTTTTTTCACAAAAATACATACCAGAATAA
- a CDS encoding amino acid ABC transporter ATP-binding protein has protein sequence MAIIEISNLKKSYDKIEVLKQISFDVNNNDVVAVIGPSGSGKSTMLRCLVDLEKIDAGSIRVCGEELVKDGIYSQPQKIKQITTKMGMVFQHFNLFPHLTVKENIELAPKLVKKESVANIHERSMKILKKIGLSKFTNVYPAKLSGGQKQRVAIARALMMEPEILLFDEPTSALDPELTGEVLEVMKDLAEEKMTMIVVTHEMGFAKEVANKVIFMDNGVIEESGPPNSLFTNPQSARTKAFLSRNLK, from the coding sequence ATGGCAATCATTGAAATATCAAATCTCAAAAAATCATATGACAAGATAGAAGTGTTAAAGCAGATTTCCTTCGATGTCAATAACAATGATGTTGTTGCTGTTATTGGTCCATCTGGTTCTGGAAAAAGTACAATGCTCCGTTGTCTTGTTGATTTAGAAAAAATAGATGCGGGTAGTATTCGCGTTTGTGGAGAAGAGTTAGTGAAAGACGGAATCTATTCACAACCACAAAAAATTAAGCAAATTACTACAAAAATGGGGATGGTTTTTCAGCATTTTAACCTTTTTCCACACCTTACCGTAAAAGAGAATATTGAACTTGCACCGAAATTAGTCAAGAAAGAATCGGTCGCTAACATTCATGAAAGAAGCATGAAAATACTGAAAAAAATCGGGCTTTCTAAATTCACAAATGTATATCCAGCCAAACTCTCAGGCGGACAAAAACAACGGGTTGCAATTGCTCGTGCATTAATGATGGAACCAGAAATTTTGCTGTTTGATGAACCAACATCTGCCTTAGATCCCGAATTGACTGGTGAAGTATTAGAGGTGATGAAAGACTTAGCAGAAGAAAAAATGACGATGATTGTCGTTACCCACGAAATGGGATTTGCCAAGGAAGTAGCAAACAAAGTCATCTTCATGGATAATGGGGTAATCGAAGAGTCGGGTCCTCCAAACAGTCTCTTTACGAACCCTCAATCAGCACGTACGAAAGCTTTTTTGAGTCGGAATTTAAAATAA
- a CDS encoding amino acid ABC transporter permease, which yields MSLDYMLSILKPMLEGAQATVLLFLIAIVVSIPLGFLLTLAIRSSIKPIAWLASCYIYVMRGTPLLLQLLFICFGLPMIPGIGEYLVLDRFVAASLGFILNYAAYFAEIFRGGLLAIDKGQYEASQVLGLNRWQTTTRVVLPQMFRIALPAVANESVTLVKDTALLYAVAVPELLHFAQTAVNRDFTIVPFFVAGTIYLIMTLLLTALFKWLERRFKFE from the coding sequence ATGTCGTTAGATTATATGTTATCTATACTGAAACCAATGTTGGAAGGTGCACAAGCAACCGTTCTCTTATTTCTGATTGCGATTGTAGTATCTATTCCATTAGGTTTCCTATTAACCCTCGCTATTAGAAGCAGTATTAAGCCAATCGCATGGCTGGCAAGCTGTTACATTTACGTTATGCGCGGAACACCATTATTACTGCAATTATTGTTTATCTGCTTTGGTTTGCCAATGATTCCAGGTATTGGAGAATATTTAGTGTTAGATCGTTTTGTCGCTGCCTCTTTAGGTTTTATTTTAAATTATGCAGCTTATTTCGCAGAAATTTTCCGTGGAGGTCTATTGGCTATCGATAAAGGCCAATATGAAGCATCTCAAGTTCTTGGCTTAAATAGATGGCAAACAACGACTCGTGTTGTGCTGCCACAAATGTTTCGCATTGCTCTTCCTGCAGTGGCAAACGAATCTGTTACATTAGTGAAGGATACGGCCCTACTCTATGCTGTTGCGGTACCAGAATTGCTACACTTTGCACAAACTGCAGTAAATCGTGATTTTACCATTGTGCCATTTTTTGTTGCGGGAACTATTTATTTAATCATGACTCTGTTATTAACAGCACTATTTAAATGGCTAGAGCGTAGATTTAAATTTGAATAA
- a CDS encoding IS4 family transposase gives MSNNLFEEQVKTYQLNYYTKKLHMTSFLKLLLYAQLHETESLRALSDCVFSEELQNTTQLDSISFSQLGRRLNRVPTKFFQTIFLDLVTQIHEKTDFQARRKTTTPLKIIDSSTLPLNLNNHKWAKFRKTKSGVKLHLRLVFMEKGCSYPDQSVLTNANEHDRGQLEVLVDDKECMYVFDRGYLDYERFDRMTDEGYFFVSRLRKNAVVRKLETFSLPEDSSVLSDEMVVIGTTQNRSENEFRLIKVLDSKGNQLHLLTNRFDLSADEIAELYKSRWAIELIFKWMKQHLNIKKFYGQSEQAVHNQVYIAMIVYCLNVLAQLNTGSKRTYLQISRYLKAALWKSARVWLRKIEGNTVP, from the coding sequence ATTTCCAATAATCTTTTTGAGGAACAAGTGAAAACCTATCAATTAAATTACTATACTAAGAAGCTTCATATGACTTCCTTTTTGAAATTACTACTGTACGCACAACTCCATGAAACAGAGAGCTTGCGTGCTTTAAGTGATTGTGTATTTTCGGAAGAATTACAGAACACAACCCAACTTGATTCCATTAGTTTTTCTCAACTGGGTAGACGATTAAATCGGGTTCCAACTAAGTTTTTTCAAACCATTTTTCTTGATTTAGTCACGCAAATTCACGAAAAGACTGATTTTCAAGCGAGAAGAAAAACGACAACTCCACTCAAAATCATTGATTCAAGTACATTGCCATTGAATTTGAACAATCATAAGTGGGCAAAATTCCGGAAAACAAAATCTGGTGTGAAGCTCCACCTTCGCCTTGTGTTTATGGAAAAAGGATGTTCTTATCCAGACCAATCTGTGCTTACGAATGCAAACGAACATGACCGTGGTCAGCTTGAAGTACTTGTCGATGACAAAGAATGCATGTATGTGTTTGACCGTGGATACTTGGATTATGAACGATTCGATCGCATGACAGATGAAGGCTATTTCTTCGTTTCCCGTTTGAGAAAAAATGCTGTTGTACGTAAACTTGAAACATTTTCGTTACCAGAAGATTCTTCAGTTTTATCAGATGAAATGGTCGTCATTGGAACGACACAAAATCGTTCTGAAAATGAATTTCGTTTGATCAAAGTACTAGATTCAAAAGGCAATCAGCTACATTTATTAACGAATCGCTTTGATTTAAGTGCAGATGAAATCGCTGAACTTTACAAATCACGCTGGGCCATTGAATTGATATTCAAATGGATGAAACAACATTTGAATATCAAAAAATTCTATGGCCAGAGTGAACAGGCTGTACATAACCAAGTGTATATTGCCATGATCGTGTACTGTTTGAATGTACTGGCTCAGCTGAACACGGGAAGTAAGCGAACGTACTTACAAATTAGTCGCTATTTAAAAGCAGCTTTATGGAAGTCGGCTCGCGTTTGGTTGCGAAAAATAGAAGGCAATACAGTCCCATAA
- a CDS encoding amino acid ABC transporter substrate-binding protein produces MKRLAINLVILASVFFVFAACSNNSKDKKEDTLIIGIDDKFAPMGFRDDNNEIVGFDIDYAKAAAEKMNMSVQFQPIDWKTKESELSSGRIDLIWNGYTITDERKEKVLFTKPYLKNAQVVVTLANSPITKLDDLEGKVVGLQSLSSASDALDNSSIKSKIKEVTEFSDNVLALNDLKSGRLDAVVIDEIVIDYYMTKEQDSFKVLNESLAPEEYGIGVKKGNEALLEKLQRALDKMNEDGTAADISEKWFGENKVLQ; encoded by the coding sequence ATGAAACGTTTAGCAATTAATTTAGTTATTTTAGCATCAGTATTTTTCGTTTTTGCAGCTTGTTCCAACAATTCTAAAGACAAAAAAGAAGATACATTAATCATTGGTATTGATGATAAATTTGCTCCAATGGGATTTAGGGATGACAATAATGAGATTGTCGGTTTTGATATTGATTATGCGAAAGCGGCAGCTGAAAAAATGAATATGTCTGTTCAATTTCAGCCAATCGATTGGAAAACAAAAGAATCTGAACTAAGCAGTGGTCGAATTGACTTAATTTGGAATGGTTATACGATTACAGATGAGCGTAAAGAAAAGGTCCTTTTCACAAAGCCTTATTTAAAAAACGCACAAGTTGTTGTTACATTAGCTAATTCACCGATTACGAAATTAGATGATTTAGAAGGAAAGGTTGTAGGTCTTCAATCGCTTTCCTCTGCATCAGATGCATTAGATAACAGTTCAATCAAATCTAAAATTAAAGAAGTTACGGAGTTCTCTGATAATGTATTAGCATTAAATGATTTAAAATCCGGTCGTTTAGATGCTGTTGTTATTGATGAAATTGTTATTGATTATTATATGACGAAAGAACAAGATTCCTTTAAAGTACTTAATGAATCACTTGCTCCAGAAGAATATGGAATTGGTGTCAAAAAGGGCAATGAAGCTTTATTGGAGAAGCTTCAAAGAGCACTTGATAAAATGAATGAAGATGGTACAGCCGCTGACATCTCAGAAAAATGGTTTGGTGAAAATAAAGTATTACAGTAA
- a CDS encoding YozQ family protein has protein sequence MFPLKKKNSDQNTDVAGRVFNPSDYEKNDQLSSGLATTHEQASDTYTEGEIGAVIDDADGEDIEIGKKRKNK, from the coding sequence GTGTTTCCGTTGAAAAAAAAGAATTCTGATCAAAACACCGATGTAGCCGGTCGTGTATTTAATCCTAGTGATTATGAAAAAAACGACCAACTTTCTTCTGGATTAGCAACGACGCATGAGCAAGCTAGCGATACATATACAGAAGGAGAAATTGGTGCAGTAATTGATGATGCCGATGGGGAAGATATTGAAATAGGTAAAAAAAGAAAAAATAAATAA
- a CDS encoding sulfate ABC transporter substrate-binding protein, protein MKKEVKSLFKISTILLTVSLILSGCSDSKSSGANSDASSIELLNVSYDPTRELYQEYNEAFAKYWKEKKGQDVTVQQSHGGSGKQARAVIDGIEADVVTLALAGDIDAIVKEREGIIPEDWQTKFENNSTPYTSTIVFLVRKGNPKNIKDWNDLIKEDISVVTPNPKTSGGARWNYLAAWAYAAKQYNGDEEKIKEFIKGLFQNVEVLDSGARDSTNTFVQRGIGDVLIAWENEAYLAIDELGKDNFEIVSPSLSILAEPPVAVVEGITEKKGTTEVAKEYLQYLYSEVGQEIAAKNYYRPRDPEVLKKYADQFEDIELVTIDDDFGGWTEAQEKHFSDGGTFDQIYIPSN, encoded by the coding sequence ATGAAAAAAGAAGTAAAATCGTTATTTAAAATTTCTACTATTCTACTAACAGTATCATTAATACTTTCTGGATGCAGTGATTCCAAAAGCAGTGGTGCTAATTCGGATGCTTCATCGATAGAACTTTTGAATGTTTCATATGATCCTACGAGAGAACTTTATCAAGAATATAATGAGGCATTCGCGAAATATTGGAAAGAAAAAAAGGGACAGGATGTGACGGTTCAACAGTCACATGGAGGATCTGGAAAACAAGCGCGGGCGGTCATTGATGGAATCGAAGCAGATGTTGTTACACTAGCTTTGGCAGGAGATATTGATGCGATTGTAAAAGAAAGAGAAGGCATCATTCCAGAAGATTGGCAAACAAAATTTGAGAATAATTCTACCCCTTATACGTCAACTATTGTATTCCTTGTAAGAAAGGGTAATCCCAAAAATATTAAGGATTGGAATGACCTTATTAAAGAAGACATCTCAGTTGTCACTCCTAATCCTAAAACCTCTGGTGGTGCAAGATGGAACTATCTAGCCGCATGGGCTTATGCTGCTAAACAGTATAATGGCGATGAGGAGAAAATCAAAGAATTTATTAAAGGACTATTTCAAAATGTGGAAGTTCTCGATTCGGGTGCACGCGACTCTACTAATACATTTGTTCAGAGAGGGATAGGAGATGTATTAATAGCTTGGGAAAATGAAGCTTATTTAGCAATTGATGAATTAGGAAAAGATAACTTTGAAATAGTTAGTCCCTCATTAAGTATATTGGCGGAACCACCAGTAGCTGTAGTAGAAGGGATTACAGAGAAAAAAGGCACTACAGAAGTGGCTAAAGAATATCTTCAATATTTGTATAGTGAGGTAGGGCAGGAAATTGCAGCGAAAAATTACTATCGACCAAGAGATCCAGAAGTATTAAAAAAATATGCAGATCAATTTGAAGATATTGAATTAGTTACGATTGACGATGACTTCGGTGGCTGGACAGAAGCGCAAGAAAAACATTTTAGTGACGGGGGAACATTTGACCAAATCTATATTCCTTCTAATTAA
- a CDS encoding extracellular solute-binding protein codes for MFKIRSVLLFFGICASLVGCDNTSIINKNDEVKQGDSGKVQLVVWHTYNENETKIFENEIIPIFEQKYPSIEIKPVSQSYNSQLMSALISKASANKPPDIIRMDITWVSKFADLHLLYPVNQFGDFERVKDNLYPVPLQTSLYQGQYYGLPVNTNTKIAIYNKELLKKYHIEKLPETMDELMKIIEKNPVLLGMAGMNAWQSLPYFYGLGGNLLNDRNTKATGYFNSEESIQAVEKMLALYQQKKLNENTISGNYDLWDGLLSEKYIMIDEGPWFYNVNAKEQIDYIISHTVAAPFPGSKDRRSVLGGEVLSITKGTEHVEEAWEFVKWMTTEEPQKRFLMEGLLPTNKTVLKDEMVEEYPYYKAYVQSIDQSFLRPQIAEWRKIESIYTECLKQIFSGQTNIEEELTKAARKMDLVLQ; via the coding sequence ATGTTCAAAATTCGATCAGTTTTATTGTTTTTTGGAATATGTGCTTCTCTAGTAGGTTGTGATAATACATCTATTATTAATAAAAATGACGAGGTGAAACAAGGAGATAGCGGAAAAGTTCAACTTGTTGTTTGGCATACCTATAATGAAAATGAAACAAAGATTTTTGAAAATGAAATTATTCCGATATTCGAACAGAAATATCCATCTATTGAAATAAAGCCTGTAAGTCAGTCCTATAATTCCCAATTGATGTCTGCTCTTATTTCCAAGGCTTCTGCTAATAAGCCGCCAGATATTATTAGAATGGATATCACTTGGGTATCTAAGTTTGCCGATTTGCATTTGCTCTATCCAGTTAATCAATTCGGGGACTTTGAACGTGTTAAAGACAACTTATATCCAGTCCCGTTACAAACTAGCTTATACCAGGGACAATACTATGGGTTACCAGTGAATACAAATACGAAAATTGCTATTTATAATAAGGAGCTATTAAAGAAATATCATATTGAAAAACTGCCAGAGACAATGGACGAATTAATGAAAATTATTGAAAAAAATCCAGTGCTTTTAGGCATGGCTGGAATGAATGCATGGCAGAGTTTACCATATTTTTATGGACTTGGTGGGAATTTATTAAATGATAGGAATACAAAGGCAACAGGTTATTTTAATAGTGAAGAAAGTATACAAGCAGTTGAAAAAATGTTAGCGCTTTATCAACAAAAAAAGCTTAACGAAAATACAATTAGTGGAAACTACGATTTGTGGGATGGGCTTTTATCAGAGAAGTACATCATGATTGACGAAGGTCCTTGGTTCTATAATGTGAATGCAAAGGAACAGATAGATTATATTATCAGTCATACGGTAGCTGCACCTTTTCCTGGAAGCAAAGATAGAAGATCTGTTTTAGGTGGAGAGGTACTTAGTATAACGAAAGGGACAGAGCATGTAGAGGAGGCGTGGGAATTTGTGAAGTGGATGACCACAGAGGAACCTCAAAAAAGGTTTTTAATGGAAGGATTACTTCCAACAAACAAAACCGTATTGAAGGATGAGATGGTGGAGGAATATCCTTATTATAAAGCGTATGTACAGAGCATCGATCAATCCTTTTTACGACCACAAATTGCAGAGTGGAGGAAAATAGAAAGCATCTATACGGAATGCTTAAAGCAAATATTTTCTGGACAAACGAATATAGAAGAGGAATTAACCAAAGCAGCAAGGAAAATGGATTTGGTATTACAGTAA
- a CDS encoding GntR family transcriptional regulator, which yields MYNIYEETGEIMKKPLYQIVYEKLEKQIIKKEWKLNEKLPSESELASQFNVSSITIKRALNELKNQGYLSRKPKEGTIVISNKGKITNTQKLELHKFTIGLIVTNLDDTFGTNILNGILDHCPPGVNIILKKTMGNEKKEDEIIREFIQSDIDGIILLPSSSQFLAPTILDLAAKKFPIIVIDRTLNNLPISCITSNNIEAAEKLTSYLMELGHKNIGILTSTNLVSSVKERIQGYIQAHAANQVKMDQALQQSFIQSVIPNYYESIKSDQKKIMNFIQSQPQMTAIVAAEYNIAQLIKQACQQIDKNIPNELSICCFDYPANLFSKEDVAFTHIEQQQYEMGEAAVKQVLQQIQSPEKIIKKVLNGRLKLGISTTFISKKRN from the coding sequence ATGTATAACATTTATGAAGAAACAGGTGAAATTATGAAAAAGCCTCTTTATCAAATAGTTTATGAAAAACTTGAAAAGCAAATTATAAAAAAGGAATGGAAACTAAATGAAAAACTTCCATCTGAATCAGAATTAGCGTCTCAATTTAACGTTAGTAGTATAACGATCAAACGTGCATTAAATGAATTAAAAAATCAAGGATACCTTTCTAGAAAGCCGAAAGAGGGGACTATTGTTATTTCCAATAAAGGAAAAATAACAAACACACAAAAATTAGAATTACATAAATTCACAATCGGTTTAATTGTGACGAACTTAGATGATACATTTGGAACAAACATACTTAATGGCATACTTGATCATTGCCCTCCTGGAGTAAATATTATCTTAAAAAAAACAATGGGTAATGAAAAAAAAGAAGATGAAATAATCCGAGAATTCATTCAATCTGACATTGATGGCATTATTTTATTGCCATCATCATCCCAATTTCTTGCTCCAACTATTTTAGACTTAGCAGCAAAAAAATTCCCTATAATTGTGATTGATCGAACACTAAATAACTTACCTATTTCGTGCATTACTTCTAATAATATCGAAGCAGCAGAGAAATTAACTTCTTATCTTATGGAACTTGGGCATAAAAATATTGGTATTCTAACATCTACGAATCTTGTCTCTAGTGTAAAGGAGAGGATTCAAGGATATATTCAGGCACATGCGGCTAATCAAGTCAAAATGGATCAGGCTTTACAACAAAGTTTCATCCAATCTGTTATTCCAAATTATTACGAATCAATAAAATCTGATCAAAAGAAAATAATGAATTTTATTCAAAGTCAGCCTCAAATGACGGCAATTGTAGCAGCAGAATATAATATTGCACAGCTAATAAAACAGGCTTGTCAGCAGATAGATAAGAACATCCCTAATGAACTTTCTATTTGTTGCTTTGACTATCCAGCAAATCTATTTAGTAAAGAAGATGTTGCATTTACTCATATTGAACAGCAACAATATGAGATGGGGGAAGCAGCCGTTAAACAAGTTTTACAACAAATTCAATCTCCTGAAAAAATAATAAAAAAAGTTCTAAATGGACGCTTAAAATTGGGGATTTCCACCACCTTTATTTCAAAAAAAAGGAATTAA